Proteins found in one Dermacentor silvarum isolate Dsil-2018 chromosome 8, BIME_Dsil_1.4, whole genome shotgun sequence genomic segment:
- the LOC119462329 gene encoding V-type proton ATPase subunit S1, with protein MAVACSYRRLTVVVLLAFTIYSSVLSANIEVPAYIWGSESGLKKIPQVGSFDKVEPSAFGNSVAKLVAQENAVVVAFVQDKLSAEDLSRASSDDRSYKYLKDAFGKEHVLVLPSVENPVDALTSHGGLRVTHLNIPDVGAVQSALDGLHDGSQVLLVDLPRTVGVESRLSALQQADTIMEATMQALSSGGKKLFGLYTGRDLASPMEEAAHLSRSRRHLLAVPEAGAAPASNETTGVIMVRNGCMLMYGRTVTVSFTEDPKATTFTSVTYNDTLSPAPVPQCSSDNQHANITLKFPDSGPVKDFSLLMNATLKNYKDLQMRVKDLWWPRGFSFSCSLSQFRQYNSTKLPQLHLQLDTFQVQLVQNNTGQFSESYDCAGFFTTVIWMGLLVVLLYLIILGTGVFFIYDIRTNDRFDDPKGKTITVTATD; from the exons TGGCTTGAAAAAAATCCCGCAAGTAGGTTCATTCGACAAGGTTGAGCCATCTGCCTTTGGGAATTCGGTGGCCAAGCTTGTCGCTCAAGAAAATGCTGTGGTCGTGGCTTTCGTCCAGGACAAG CTTAGTGCGGAAGACCTCTCCAGGGCATCAAGTGATGACAGAAGCTACAAGTACTTAAAG GATGCCTTCGGCAAGGAGCATGTGCTCGTGCTGCCCTCGGTGGAGAATCCCGTTGATGCGCTGACATCGCATGGTGGCCTCAGGGTGACACACCTCAACATCCCTGACGTTGGGGCGGTGCAGTCTGCACTGGACGGTCTGCACGATGGCAGCCAAGTGCTGCTGGTTGACTTGCCTCGCACTGTTGGCGTCGAGAGCCGGTTATCGGCGCTCCAGCAGGCTG ACACGATCATGGAGGCTACCATGCAAGCCCTCTCGTCAGGAGGCAAGAAGTTGTTTGGCCTGTACACCGGCAGAGATTTGGCATCG CCGATGGAGGAGGCTGCTCACTTGTCACGCTCCCGGCGGCATCTGCTGGCAGTGCCCGAGGCAGGGGCAGCACCCGCGTCCAATGAGACGACTGGTGTGATCATGGTGCGCAACGGCTGCATGCTCATGTATGGCCGCACGGTCACTGTGTCCTTTACTGAAGATCCCAAGGCAACAACGTTCACCTCAGTCACCTACAACGACACGCTGAGCCCTGCACCTGTGCCCCAATGCAGCTCGGACAACCAGCATGCCAA CATCACTTTGAAGTTCCCAGATTCTGGACCTGTTAAGGACTTCAGTCTCTT AATGAATGCCACCCTGAAAAACTACAAGGACCTGCAGATGCGTGTCAAGGACCTGTGGTGGCCTCGGGGCTTCTCCTTCTCCTGCTCGCTCTCCCAATTCCGGCAGTACAATTCCACCAAGCTGCCCCAATTGCATCTGCAGCTAGACACCTTCCAA GTCCAGCTTGTCCAGAACAACACGGGTCAGTTCTCGGAGAGCTACGACTGTGCGGGCTTCTTTACTACAGTCATCTGGATGGGCCTACTGGTGGTGCTCCTCTACCTCATCATCTTGGGCACGGGTGTCTTCTTCATCTACGACATCCGCACGAACGACCGTTTCGACGACCCCAAGGGCAAGACCATCACCGTCACCGCCACTGACTGA